A window of Citrus sinensis cultivar Valencia sweet orange chromosome 7, DVS_A1.0, whole genome shotgun sequence contains these coding sequences:
- the LOC102615176 gene encoding toMV susceptible protein tm-1(GCR26) encodes MADKIPRVFCIGTADTKLEELQFLSGSVRSNLATFSNNSSSKVDVVVVDVSVSGKETENVGDFKFVKRKAVLSCLPESNGKIPDELDDDRGKAISFMSKALENFLQIAIEDQVLAGVIGLGGSGGTSLISSAFKSLPIGLPKVIVSTVASGQTEPYIGTSDLILIPSVVDVCGINSVSRVVFANAGAAFAGMVVGRLERLRDFGASKEKCTVGITMFGVTTPCVNAVKERLEKEGYETMVFHATGVGGRAMEALVKEGFIQGVLDITTTEVADYVVGGVMACDSSRFDATIEKKIPLVLSVGALDMVNFGAKDTIPSKFQRRKIHVHNQQVSLMRTTVDENKKFAAFIANKLNQSSSKIRLCLPQNGISALDAPGKPFYDPEATGTLISELRTLIQTNKDRQVKVYPHNINDSEFADALVDSFLEISGKNLMAFSSAHRVSCERHEDSVSNIYSSSHGTICYSPSNFPDARPETLRRTQAILSKLKYQMDKGLPIIGAGAGTGISAKFEEAGGVDLIVLYNSGRFRMAGRGSLAGLLPFADANAVVLEMANEVLPVVKEVPVLAGVCGTDPFRRVDYFLKQLESIGFFGVQNFPTVGLFDGNFRQNLEETGMGYGLEVEMIDKAHKMGLLTTPYAFNEGEAVKMAKAGADIIVAHMGLTTSGSIGAKTALSLDESVDRVQAIADAAHRINPNAIVLCHGGPISSPSEAEFILKRTKGVHGFYGASSMERLPVEQAITSTMRQYKSISIK; translated from the exons ATGGCCGATAAAATTCCCAGAGTTTTCTGTATCGGAACTGCCGATACAAAATTGGAGGAGCTTCAGTTTCTTTCTGGATCTGTTCGATCCAATCTTGCCACCTTCTCCAACAACTCCTCTTCCAAG GTGGACGTTGTGGTGGTTGATGTGTCTGTTAGTGGAAAAGAAACAGAGAATGTGGGGGATTTTAAGTTTGTGAAGAGAAAGGCTGTGCTTTCTTGCTTACCTGAGTCCAATGGGAAAATTCCAGATGAGCTAGATGATGATAGAGGTAAAGCTATTAGCTTTATGAGTAAAGCTCTTGagaattttcttcaaatagcTATCGAGGATCAAGTTCTTGCTGGAGTCATTGGCCTGGGAGGCAGTGGAGGTACATCTCTCATATCATCTGCTTTTAAATCTCTGCCCATTGGTTTACCAAAGGTCATCGTGTCAACTGTTGCCAGCGGTCAGACTGAGCCTTATATTGGAACCTCTGACTTGATTTTGATTCCATCAGTAGTGGATGTTTGTGGGATTAACAGCGTTAGTAGGGTAGTATTTGCGAATGCTGGAGCTGCTTTTGCTGGAATGGTGGTAGGGAGACTAGAGAGGTTGAGAGATTTCGGCGCtagtaaagaaaaatgtaCTGTTGGAATAACCATGTTTGGGGTTACAACTCCATGTGTAAATGCTGTGAAAGAAAGATTGGAAAAAGAAGGTTATGAGACTATGGTTTTTCATGCCACTGGAGTTGGGGGCAGGGCTATGGAGGCTTTGGTTAAAGAGGGCTTCATACAg ggTGTATTGGACATCACAACTACTGAGGTTGCAGATTACGTAGTTGGTGGTGTTATGGCATGTGACAGTTCCCGATTTGATGCGACCATAGAGAAGAAGATTCCTTTAGTGCTGAGTGTGGGTGCCTTGGACATGGTGAACTTTGGAGCTAAAGACACCATACCTTCGAAGTTTCAACGACGGAAGATTCATGTACATAATCAACAG GTCTCACTCATGCGGACCACTGTGGATGAGAACAAGAAGTTTGCTGCGTTTATTGCAAATAAACTGAATCAATCATCATCAAAGATTCGTCTTTGCTTGCCGCAGAATGGTATCTCAGCCTTGGATGCACCAGGGAAGCCATTTTATGATCCTGAGGCAACTGGCACACTTATAAGTGAACTACGGACTCTTATTCAGACAAATAAAGATCGGCAG GTAAAGGTATACCCCCATAATATCAATGACTCTGAGTTTGCGGATGCTTTGGTTGAttcatttttagaaattagTGGGAAGAATCTTATGGCTTTCAGTTCTGCCCATCGTGTCTCTTGTGAACGCCATGAAGATTCTGTTTCTAACATATATAGCTCAAGCCATGGGACCATATGCTACAGCCCAAGCAACTTCCCTGATGCCAGACCAG AAACTTTGCGAAGGACTCAGGCAATATTGTCGAAACTGAAATATCAAATGGATAAAGGATTACCCATAATTGGGGCTGGTGCTGGGACAGGAATATCAGCAAAGTTTGAGGAAGCTGGTGGTGTTGATCTGATAGTATTGTACAACTCAGGACGCTTTCGCATGGCGGGAAGGGGCTCCTTAGCAGGCTTGTTGCCTTTTGCTGATGCAAATGCAGTTGTTCTTGAAATGGCCAATGAAGTGCTGCCT GTGGTCAAGGAGGTACCGGTTCTTGCTGGCGTATGTGGAACGGATCCTTTTCGCCGGGTGGATTACTTCTTGAAGCAGTTGGAGTCAATTGGGTTCTTTGGTGTGCAAAATTTTCCAACTGTTGGGCTGTTTGACGGTAATTTTAGACAAAATCTGGAAGAGACAGGAATGGGATATGG ATTGGAGGTTGAGATGATTGACAAAGCACATAAGATGGGTCTTTTGACAACCCCATATGCCTTCAACGAAGGTGAAGCTGTGAAGATGGCTAAAGCTGGTGCTGATATCATAGTGGCTCATATGGGGTTAACTACTTCTGGGTCCATAGGTGCAAAAACAGCTCTCTCATTGGATGAAAGTGTTGATCGTGTTCAAGCTATAGCAGATGCTGCACATAGGATCAATCCCAATGCTATCGTTCTCTGCCATGGAG GCCCTATATCTAGTCCTAGTGAGGCAGAGTTCATACTGAAGAGAACCAAGGGAGTACATGGGTTTTACGGTGCATCAAGTATGGAGAGGCTACCAGTTGAACAGGCGATAACTAGCACAATGCGCCAGTACAAATCAATTTCTATCAAGTAA
- the LOC112498962 gene encoding uncharacterized protein LOC112498962 has protein sequence MQIVRGSPEESYKLLPQYMAMLEKKNLGARTFLEIDNINHFKYFFMAIGSSFRGFSSSIRPVIAVDGTFFKGKYKGTMFIAICKDGNNQIYPLAFGVGDSENDASWLWFFTKLRESIGEVENLVFISDRHPSIKKSVSTVFPNATYGVCTYHLKQNLRTHFKDVDVGGIFEAALKVYRLTHFTYYMNEIYKVSEAVGKYLEEAGIDKWACSHFDGRRYSIMNTNIAECMNGILKSDRLLPIHKLMDGIIDKLREWFYGDLDGHVNMLEKTCTCREFQLEQLPCVLAYSETIYPVGPQEGWDVSGDVCAREVHPPQEKRSSGRPKNNRIPSRGEEKIFGLWLEFLEQLKDYAKSLYKDFRIEIAEG, from the exons ATGCAAATTGTTCGAGGTTCACCTGAAGAGTCTTACAAATTGCTTCCACAATATATGGCAATGCTTGAGAAAAAGAATCTTGGGGCTCGAACTTTCCTTGAGATTGATAACATAAATCACTTCAAGTATTTCTTCATGGCAATAGGTAGTTCTTTTAGGGGATTTTCTTCTTCCATTAGGCCAGTTATTGCAGTTGATGGTACCTTTTTCAAAGGAAAATATAAAGGAACTATGTTCATTGCCATATGCAAGGATGGTAACAATCAGATTTATCCATTAGCTTTCGGTGTCGGTGATAGTGAGAACGATGCATCTTGGTTGTGGTTTTTCACAAAGTTGAGGGAATCAATTGGGGAAGTTGAAAATTTAGTTTTCATTTCTGACCGCCATCCAAGTATTAAGAAATCTGTATCTACTGTGTTCCCGAATGCAACCTATGGAGTTTGTACATACCACTTAAAGCAAAACCTTAGGACTCACTTTAAAGATGTTGATGTTGGTGGTATATTTGAAGCGGCTTTAAAAGTTTATCGACTAACACACTTCACATATTATATGAATGAGATATACAAGGTCAGCGAAGCAGTTGGAAAGTATCTTGAGGAGGCAGGAATTGATAAGTGGGCATGTTCGCACTTTGATGGACGACGTTACAGTATTATGAATACCAATATTGCTGAATGCATGAatggaattttaaaatctgaTCGATTGTTACCTATTCATAAACTAATGGATGGGATAATTGACAAACTACGAGAGTGGTTTT ATGGTGATCTTGATGGGCATGTGAACATGTTAGAGAAAACTTGCACTTGTCGGGAATTCCAACTTGAACAATTACCATGT GTGTTAGCATATTCTGAGACTATTTATCCTGTTGGTCCTCAAGAGGGGTGGGATGTTTCTGGTGATGTATGTGCCCGCGAAGTACATCCTCCTCAAGAAAAGCGGTCAAGTGGGCgtccaaaaaataatagaataccATCTAGGGGTGAGGAAAAG ATTTTTGGGTTATGGCTTGAGTTCTTGGAGCAATTAAAGGACTATGCTAAGTCATTGTATAAGGATTTTCGTATTGAAATTGCAGAAGGATGA